The Poriferisphaera corsica DNA segment AGGGTGTTTGAAACATGCACCATCGTTACCTGCACCAACAACAACCCCATCGCCCTCCTATCGCCCCCTCGCAATCGGGTTTTGGAATAAGACGCGACCTCAATAGCGGCCAACCTAACCAACGATTAGAAGCACCCACAAAACTACAAAACAAAACGCTACTTTATCAGGGGGCTGATACGGTCGCTTTGCCTTCGCCTCAATCCTGTCGCCGCCAGTAGCCGGATTATACGAAGCGCACACCATCGCTATCTTCCCCATAGCTCCCGTGTAACCGAGTTTTAAAAGGCGCCCCAATAACGCAAAACTAATCAATGATTAGACGAAATCGTAAAACAATAATACAAAACGCGCGCACAAATCGACATGTGTTTTTGCGTGCGCGTTTTGCAAACTTCCCAAAACTCATCATTTCGCAACTTTTCTTAGCCAATTCCCATCGTTTCCAATCCCAAACAGCTCAAAACTCATGTTTTTTTATCCACACCCCTTTTCTCCACAACTTCCACACACACAACCTAACCGTAAGTTAGGTATGCACTTGCAACAACCGCCGCACATAACACACAACTTTTGTGCGCACATCAATTGTGAACGAAATCTTCATAACTCAATTTGTGCGCACAACCCCACCATCACCTCAGACCACCATCACAAAAAAACCGCCCCATCAGGAGCGGCTCATCAGCTTTCAATTTCACACCCAACCCCCGCTTGCGATCTATCCAGAGCTTAGCCCCTAGACCCTGATTTACTTCCGGGGAACCTGATATCGCATGAACAGTGGATCACCCTTCTGGATCTCCGTGCCCGGCTGCAGGTGACCCCACATCGCCCACTGATCCAACTTGCCTATCCCATTGTCAGCCAAAGCTTTGCCGTAATCCGCAAAACCAATGCGGCCCCAGAACACTTCAACCTTATTCGGGATCAACGGCCAGAGTAGCACCGATGCGACGCGTAATGCCTCAGTACAGTTGTACAAAATCGTTCCCACTTCAGGCATCTTCTCTGGATCCTTCGCCAACTTAAAAGGTGCTGTTCGCTCGATGTAGTTGTCGATCGCCCGCACGATTTCCAGCGCCGCACCCGCCGCCTTCTCGATATGCAAGCTATCCATCGCTGCCTTGTATTTACCTAAACATTGTTCAGCAATATCGTTATATTCCTCTGACAACGGTACGTGTGGGCCATGCTCCGGACATTTCCCATCGAAGTATTTACCGATCATGTTCGAGATACGTGAGCCGCAGTTCCCAAACGTGTTTGCCAAATCGCTGTTATATGCCTCAATAAAGCGTGCTTCAGAGAAGTCGGAATCGGTCGCCCCAATCGGCCCCTTCGTTGCGAGGAACCAGCGAAGCGCATCCAAGCCAAAGGTATCGACATAGTGATCGATTTTCTTCAGATCGATGAAGTTACCAAGTGACTTACTCATCTTTTGGCCTTCACTGATGAAGAAGCTGTGAGCGTAAACCACCTTCGGCAAAGGCTTTTCGAGTGCCATCATGAGCGCCGGCCAAATCGCGGCATGGAACCAAAGGATATCCTTTGCCATGATGTGAACGTCCGCCGGCCAATATTTTGCCCGCTCATCCGTATCCACAGCAGACAAATAGTTAAACAGCGCATCGACCCAGACATAGATCGTGTGCTCTTCATCGCCGGGGATTGTGATCCCCCAATCGGTCATGCCGGTACGGGTCATAGGGACGTCGTGCAGGCCGTCCTTGATGCGAGCGACAATCTCGTTCTTACGCGCTGCCGGCTGCACATCAAATTCATAACCATTGACTACTTCGCCACTTTCAAGAAGTTTCAGAAGCTCGCCCTGATACTTGCTCAGCTTGAAGAAGTAATTTTCTTCGGTTTTGCGAACCAGCGGTTTGCCATTGACCGGGGATTTGAAGTCGTATTCTTTGGCTTTGTTTTCAGGAACATATTCTTCCTGTCCCGCGTCGTACCAGCCTTCGTACTCGCCGAGATAGACATCACCCGAGTCGAGCAGTTGCTTGACGTATTTGGTGACTTTGATTTTATGGCGATCTTCGCTGGTGCGAATGAAATCATCGTTGGACATGCCAAGTCGATTAAAGGTTGCCTTGAACGCATCGGCGTTCTTGTCGGCCCATTGCTGTGTTGTAAATCCTTGCTCTGCAGCAGTATCGACGACTTTGGTTGCGTGTTCGTCGGTGCCGGTGAGGAAGAAGGTATCTTTCCCGAGTAGGCGGTTGTAACGGGCCATAACGTCGGCAATCAGCGTTGAGTAGACGTGCCCGATATGCGGCTCGCCATTGACGTAGTAGATGGGTGTGGTGACGTAATAGGTGTTCTTGTCCTGATTCATGGCCTAATTGTACGATCCAGCGGGTGAATGGGAAAATTGTTGCATGAGATGTGGTGAGCGTGGTTTGCTATCAGGAGGCGGCGGACTCGAGGCTAGCTTCTTGCTGCTTCCGGGCGAGTTTGAATTTGCGGCGGGATTGCCGCTTTTTGAGGTAGAGGTAGAGACCTGAGATGAAGAGGACGCTGGGAACGAAGCCGAGCAGGACGTAGAACGCTTGGGAGAACGGGCCGGCCCATGTGCCGAAGTGGAGCCAGGTTGACCAGTCCATGAGGACGGAGCCGAGGGGTTGATTGCTG contains these protein-coding regions:
- the metG gene encoding methionine--tRNA ligase, translated to MNQDKNTYYVTTPIYYVNGEPHIGHVYSTLIADVMARYNRLLGKDTFFLTGTDEHATKVVDTAAEQGFTTQQWADKNADAFKATFNRLGMSNDDFIRTSEDRHKIKVTKYVKQLLDSGDVYLGEYEGWYDAGQEEYVPENKAKEYDFKSPVNGKPLVRKTEENYFFKLSKYQGELLKLLESGEVVNGYEFDVQPAARKNEIVARIKDGLHDVPMTRTGMTDWGITIPGDEEHTIYVWVDALFNYLSAVDTDERAKYWPADVHIMAKDILWFHAAIWPALMMALEKPLPKVVYAHSFFISEGQKMSKSLGNFIDLKKIDHYVDTFGLDALRWFLATKGPIGATDSDFSEARFIEAYNSDLANTFGNCGSRISNMIGKYFDGKCPEHGPHVPLSEEYNDIAEQCLGKYKAAMDSLHIEKAAGAALEIVRAIDNYIERTAPFKLAKDPEKMPEVGTILYNCTEALRVASVLLWPLIPNKVEVFWGRIGFADYGKALADNGIGKLDQWAMWGHLQPGTEIQKGDPLFMRYQVPRK